Genomic segment of Bacteroidota bacterium:
TTTAAATACCGATGGAACCAGCTCTTTATTTATGGATATTGATGCGAAAGTAAAATCATCCGGTGGAGAGCAAGGGCTTTTAGGATTAGCTTTTGACCCTAATTATGCTGCGAACGGATACTTTTATGTGAATTATACCAATAATACAGGAACAGGAAATACTGTTGTTGCAAGATATACGCGCAATGCTGTAAATCCAAATATTGCGGATGTTGCGAGTGAGGTCATAATTATGACCATCGTTCAACCATTTACAAATCACAATGGTGGAAATTTGGAATTCGGACCTGATGGATATTTATATATCGGTACCGGTGATGGCGGAAGTGGTGGAGATCCGGGCAATCGTGCACAGGATATCACTGATCAAAAATTAGGTAAGATGTTGCGTATTGATGTCAGCTCACTTCCATATACAAATCCTGCCACAAATCCTTTTATAGGTATTACCGGTGATGATGAAATTTGGCAATATGGTTTAAGAAATCCATGGCGTTTTTCTTTCGATAGAGAAACAGGTGATCTTTGGATCGGAGATGTTGGACAAGGTGCATGGGAAGAAGTTAATTTTCAACCGGCATCATCAACAGGTGGAGAAAATTGGGGCTGGAGATGTTATGAAGGAAATGCGGTTTATGATGGTGCAGGTTGTGCCGGTGCAGGTTCATACGATTTCCCGATTTATGTTTATAATCACACTTTTGCTTTAGGAGGATATGCAATTACGGGTGGTTATGTTTATCGCGGAACTCAATATCCAGGTATGGTTGGATATTATATTTTCTGTGATTATGTTTCTGGTAATTGGTGGACCACAGTTTCCAACGGAGTAGGTGGATGGACATCAGTGAAAGAACCATTTACACAAGATGATATTTCAACATTTGGAGAAGGTGCTGATGGAGAAATTTATTGCGCTTCTTTATCCGGCGGAGAAATTTATCATGTTGTTGATGCATGTGGTGATTTTGAACTTTCCACTTCTGTTACTAATGCAAATTTTGGTTTAAATAATGGAGCGATCGATCTTACAGTAACCGGTGGAAATGCTCCTTTTAGTTATGCATGGAGTAATGCTGCAACTACAGAGGATATTTCTTCGTTAATGGCAGGAAGTTATTCTGTAACGGTTACAGATGCCATAGGTTGTACACGTTTAGCGACCGTAACCGTAAGTTCTGTATGCGGACCACTTCCATCCATCTCAATAACCGGATTAAGCTCAACAACTGCAAGTTTCGATTGGATTGATGAAGGTGTTGGAAGTTATAAAGTACAATACAGACCAGCTGCAGGCGGCGCATGGACAAATTCCATGGTTGCAACAAGTAATGTTACCCTTGCAGGACTAACTCCGGCAACTGCTTATAAATTAAAAGTGAGTTATACTTGTCCGGGTGGAACTAAATATTCCAAAAGCAAAAATTTCAGCACACCTGCACGTTTAGGAACAGAAGAAATTATTGCTCCCGAAATTATTCCCAATCCTGGTTCAGGATTATTTAATGTTTTAAATCTTGACAATAAAACAACTATCCGAATATTCGATATTACCGGCCAACTCACCGGCGAATTTTCCGGCCAAACAAATGCAACATTAGATCTGACAAATTATGCAGAAGGAATGTATTTTGTGCAGTTTGTGAAGGAGAATAATGTGGTGAGTGTGCAGCAACTGATTATTGCGAGATAAGGGAGATAAATTATTCATTTTTAAAAGCTGCTTCCATTTGGGGGCAGTTTTTTTTTTGACCTAAAATGTCCTTGCAATTGTAAATTCTCCGCCTAAAAAATAAACCTGGAACCCTGATTAGTAGGGACATTATTATAGAAAAATTTCAATGAAAAATTCTACGCTAACCCCGGGTAGGGGTGGCATTATTTTAGAAAAAAGTAAATGAGAAATCACGGTAACCCCGGTTAGGGGTGGCATTATATCCCACCCAATAAATAAGCACATCTACTAAAACAAATTATATTTAATGTAGTGTTTTTAAAATATCGTTTTTGCAAATCAATTACGTATTTTGTGTTATGGGATATAATGCCACCCCTTTCCGGGGTTAAATTCCTTTACTATTGAAGGTTGTACTATAATAATGTCACCCCTACCCGGGGTTTACTTTTTCGATCGCAGAAAATATTAATCGGGATTACAACTCATTCCACTAATAGCGGGCGTACTATCTCATTCCAAACCCCATATCCCTTCTCATTCATATGTAATTTATCATCATAAAAATAAGTAGTATCCGGCCGTCCATCGGGAGTAAGCATTCGCGAATAAATATTTGCAAAGGTGATATTACTTTGTTGTGCTGAATAAACTGCAACCATAGTATTAAATGCAATAATTTTATGCATCATATTTATTTTGGAGGGGCTCGGTTTCAAAGAAATATATATAATGGGAACATCTGTATATTTATTTCTGATGACAGAAATTAAATTCACAAACCGCGAGAAAACAATTTCGGGGGATATTGTATCAACCGCAGCAAAATCATTTTCACCACAATAAATTACGATCTGTTTTGGATCGTATTTTAATATCACATCATCGGCATAATTTATTACATCCTCAAAAGTAGAACCGCCAAATCCCCGATTTAAAATTGGATACCCAACAAAAGCACTATCCAATTTGATCCAGTTTTTTATCGACGAACTTCCAATAAACAGAATCGGATTTTGAGGCAACTGACCAACAGTATCCACCTGACGATAATAATTGATCTCCGGATCAAAATTTCCCGACGCGGTCATTTGCCCCGATACATCTCCATGAATTCTGAACAATAAAAAAAGACTCGCTATTTTATATCTTATATTCTTAAATAATTTCATCATTTTGTGTTTCACCTCTAGACCAATAATAAACGGATGCTATGAACTTATAATTTTAGAAAGGTAAAATTAATTAAAACCCTAGACCTAACATCTTTTGGAACTTTCACCTCGCAGGTTAGAAAATCGACCTACCAGGTTTTTTTTAACCTGTGAGGTCTGATTTTCGGGATGGAGATCAAGAAGCTTCATTTTGCCATAAATTTAGATCTCATCTTGCCGACCTTCCAGGTTAGAAAATCGACCTTCCAGGTTTTTTTTAACCTGGCAGGTCTGATTTTCGGGTTGCAGTGAAAAAATTTCATCTTACGCTAAACTTAGATTAAGTCCTGCCGACCTTCCAGGTTTGGGAAACCTTGAAGGTCTACATTTTTTAACCTGGCAGGTCTGATTTTCGTGATGGAGATCAAGAAGCTTCATTTTGCCATAAACTTAGATTACATCCTGCCGACCTTCCAGGTTAGAAAATCGACCTACCAGGTTTTTTTAACCTGTGAGGTCTGATTTTCGGGATGGAGTAAAAAATTTCATCTTACGCTTAACTTAGATCACACCCTGCTGAACTTCCAGGTTTGGGAAACCTGGTAGGTCTACATTTTTTAACCTGGCAGGTCTACCAAATTTATCGTATCATTGCGATATAATTACAACCATGGGATTAGCCAAAATTGAAGATTTTACCATACGGGAAAACAAGATTGCCCAATTTGCCAAGGCATTGGCGCATCCTGCTCGTATTGCCATTCTTCAGCTATTGCTGAAAAAACAAACTTGTTATTGCGGGGATATTGTGGAAGAAATGCCCTTATCACAATCCACTGTTTCGCAGCACCTTAAGGAACTAAAAAATGCAGGTTTGATCAAGGGAACCATCGATGGGGCCAAAATTTGTTATTGTATTGATGAAATCGTCTGGGAACAGGCACAGCATTACCTCGTGGCGCTTTTGAAAACGCCGGTTCAGACAAATAAATGCTGCTGAAATGATTGTACAAATATTAGCGTAATATTACGATTGTATTAATTTATAAGAAAAACTCAAAAAAAAATGTCACCAATAAAAGTTTTATTTCTATGTGTGCACAATAGTGCAAGGAGCCAGATGGCGGAAGCTTATTTGAAAAAATTTGGAGGTTCTGCCTTTGAAGTGGAAAGTGCAGGATTGGAACCCGGAAAATTAAATCCTCTTGCAATTGCAGTGATGCAGGAGGATGGAATTGATATTTCAAACAATCCGACAAAAGATGTTTTTGGAATGTATAAGGATGGAAAATTATTTAATTATGTAGTAACAGTTTGCGACGCACATAATTCAGAACGTTGTCCTGTATTTCCGGGAATTACAACACGTATAGGTTGGGAGTTTGATGATCCTTCCTCTTTTACAGGTACACAGGAAGAAAAGTTGGAAAGAACACGTGTCGTAAGAGATCAGATAAAAGCTTCGGTTAAACAATTTATTCAGGACAGAAATCTTTAATAAATGAAACGATATCTTGCTGAATTTATTGGCACTTTTGCTTTGGTATTTTGTGGTACGGGTGCAATAATTATCAACGAACAAAGCGGTGTTATTTCTCATGCAGGAATTGCAATTACTTTCGGATTAATTGTTATGGTAATGATATATGCTGTCGGAAATATTTCCGGTGCGCATTTTAATCCTGCGGTGACAATTGCATTTACTGCTGCAAAAAAATTTCCACTCGATCAATTATCACAATATATAATTGCGCAGGTTGGTGGGGCCGTACTCGCTTCATTAATTTTAAAATTTCTTTTTCCCGAAAATATTTTATTGGGAACCACACTTCCTTCAGGAACTGATTTGCAAAGTTTCGTTTTGGAAATTATTCTCACCTTCTTTTTAATGTTTGTAATAATTAATGTTGCACATGGTTCTAAAGAACAAGGCATGTTCGCCGGACTTGCAATTGGTTCCACTGTTCTATTGGATGCCATGTTTGCCGGACCAATTTCCGGCGCATCCATGAATCCCGCCAGATCATTTTCCCCAGCTTTAATTTCAGGAGAATTCTCGCATTTATGGATATACCTTACCGCCCCAATAATTGGTGCTCTCCTTGCAGTTTTACTTCATAATATCCTCACAAAACCAGATGCAATTAAATTGCAGTCAAATTAAATGAAAAAACTTTTAATCAAAAATAAGTTGGCATTTATTTTTCTATTAATTTGTATTACTGCAATATCAAGTTGTATTCTATTTAAGAATTCTGAAAAAATGAATTATATCATTACCTATCCGCTTGCAATAATCGGTTGGGTCGTGTTTTTTATTTTGGTGAGGAAAGGGAGAAGGTTTGAAGTTAAGAAGGATGATTTGGAATAACATTAGCGTAAATTAATTAGCCGGTAAGTCGGAAAGTTCGATAAGTAAGCGGGAAGAGATTTTAGGGGGAATTAAAATTATAATTCCTATTGGTGATTTTTTAGGCCACGAAGGGACAAAGAACACAAAGGTACACGAAGAAGATTTCGTTGGAATAAAATCTTAATTTCCTATTGATATTTTTTTAGGCCACTAAGGCACAAAGAACACAAAGGTTACACGAAGAGGTTTTCGTTGAAATAAAATTTTAATTTCTAATTAAAAATAAATTATTTCCTATGGCTTTTCGAGTGATATTTAATAAATTTTCAATGGAATGAATTCGTTCAGGGTTGTCACCGGGCCTCATCAGGTGGCTTTAATATCCCTTGTGTGCAGCCACAATTAATCAAATTTTCAAATGATAAAAGAATTGAGCGAAAATCAGCGCCACCATCAGGAAAAAATTAATATTTTAATATGAAATTAATTAATAATTCGGTAGAATAATTTCCAATTTAGGTGTGGCGCCTTTTTCGCTCGGGGTGGCAAACACTAGGGATATTTAAGCCGACTGATGCAGCCCTTGATTTTTGGTGCTACCTTTTTATCAAGAAAAAGGTAGCGAAGTTTCATGCGAACGATTACTATTAATTCAATCCGAAAATTTTCTTAAATAGATTTATTAATCAAAGTTATATTAATTAACTTTCATAAAATTGGATTCAAATGTTTCAATGTTACAGACTCACCACTCGCTATTCACCACTCACCATCTTACTTACAAGAACAACAACAATCAGTCAATGCAATATTCCACAATATATTCGTATGTAATCCCACTATCACCATTTCCGGTTCAATGGAAATTGCAGAATTTAATGGAACATCAGTTATAGAACTCAAAGGAAATCCAGGAACACAACCTAAAAAATCGGCAAAGGCAGTTTGTGCTGTTTGCAGATGATTAAAAATAACGGTTTGTAGTGCTGCAGGCATGGGAGCCGGCTGACACATGCGTGAATTTGCATGTGCTTGTGCCGCACCAATATGAATTCCGAGAACATAAAGCGACATTAAGGTTGATCCATTGCCACAATTCAGGGTGACTTTTTCCACTGCTGCCTGAATATCTTTAATAACAAATTCTATTTCTGCAACACATTGTGCATTTGTAAGAGAAGGAAGTTTTGCAATGAGTGCATCAATTTTAGCAACATCATAGGGAACACATTTAACAACTTCTAAAGCAGTCTTAGCATTTTTAATTACCGCTTGCATTGCCGCAATAGAACCCGCAGGAACTATTGTGGGTTCATGCGCCGCTCTCGCCCACGCTGAACCCAATCCTCCAACGCCCGCGTAAAATGTGCTGAGTTCTCTTCTGCATAAAGTGGAAGGTGTTCCTGTCACGGTAGTAGTTGTTGTGGTAGTTGTGCTGGTACCGGTGCCTGTAGCTGCTCCTACAGTAAATGTATATCTCGACTGCACTACATATTCGTTTTTCATATAAGAGCGCACTTCATAAGTGCCCTCAGGTAATCCCGGAAAAGGCATGGTTCCCGATTTTTTACCTTCCGTATAAAACCAATATGATGATTGATCATCTTTAAAACCAACAGGTGCAATTGCGATCCAGTCGTTTCCATTGCCCGGGAAATTAGAATAATTCACATTTATTTTTTCATTCGCTGCATACTTTGTTTTTTCTGTTTCGGCTTTCATTTTATCGGCAGCAGATGCATATCCCACCGTAAATTGATATCTACAACGAACAACATATTCATTCTTAAAATAACCCCTCACCTCATATTTACCCTCAGGCAATCCCGGAAATGGTACTGTTCCGCTGCTTCCACCACCGGTATAATACCAGTACGACGATTTATCATCTGCAAATCCAACCGGTGCAATCGCAACCCAATCGTTGGTATTACCCGGAAATCCCGAGAAATTTACTGTTATCGGTAGGGTTGGAGCTACAAAAAGACTTTGGGTGGATACACTTTGAGATCTAATGGAATTCGAGAATCCAATAAATAAAAATGCAAGCAGGAGGGTGTGGTGCGGTTTCATTGTGCTGATTATTTAAACTAAAGATAAGTTTTTATTTGAAAAAAATGCATGGAATAGGGGTTCAGACCTATTTGTTTAATGTGTTAAAATTGGGAATCAATTAGTTTAATAGTCAATCTATAACTTGACAGATATGTTGTAAGGTAAAGCTATTTATTTGCTCAAAAATTTTGGAATTAATGAAGGACTGTTTCACAGAAATACAAAGTGGAAATAAAGAATTATTTTTAGGTCTATGAAAATGATCGTATATTTTTTTGGATTTTATTTGATGTGTGCAAAATGTATTGCTCAGGTTTATACATTGGATCCATTATATGAATGTGAAACAATTGAACTCAAGAAAGGAGGGGATCTGGAGTTGTATTCCATCGATTCTTTTACACGAGGGAAATTTGTGATAGACCTCGATAAAATGACTTTCACAGATCCCGTAACTATTCTTTCGCAGCCTGAAATTATCGACATTAAAAAGGTCACTAAACTGGAAAATAACCTGATACAGATCGATCTTAAAAAAGATAACCGATACTCACCCGATCTTTATTATTTACAGCTTGATTCAATGGGTGATCCATTATATCTTCAACAATCTGAAGTGATATTTAAAAATTATACCAGTAATCCGGCTTCTCTGATATTGCACTCTGAATGTACAAGAAACTTAATAGTGGAGATTCCATATACTGCAGGCGACCCTGCACCTGATGTTGCATTGAAGAAAGCTCTTGAGACTGCAGATTTTACGGATGGGGATAATTCATTTCAACTTGAGCATGGATACCTTACCTGGACATCGGGTAAAGGAAAAAATGCGGTCCAAAGTAAGATCAGGATCGATAATGCATACGTCTCAACAAATTCTGATAAATATTACATACAGCTCACGGGAAAAGATAATTTCGGACTATCTTACAGTATTGCATTTTACCATTCAAGGAATGGATATCCTGCATATAATTATATTTTTTTTGAACGAATTGAGAATGGCAAGTGGATCGTGATGCAGTGTTTTTGAAAGGAAATTATTGAGGTAATTTGATCAATAATTGTGTAATTATCTCTATAATAATTCAATAGACGCAGATACGAAAACCGCCTTGTAACTTTCGCCATAATATTTAAAGATTTAGAATTTATCCAACAATACATATTTCAATGATCTACAAATATTGTTGCTATTGAATGGGCAAGTTATATTGTTGATTCCGCCAATTTATTTAACTTTCCGGTAAAATCGTTTATTATGAAAATGAGCACAATTGGATGGATCGGATTGATCATCGGGGGAATCGGTGGACTAATAGGGTTGATCGTGGGCATCATGGCTGATCCTTTCGAAGGCTACATTGTTGGAGGTATTATTGTATCCATATTTTTTCTTATTTATTGGTTTTTTATACGACCCACGATCACCGCAAACCGTATTTTAAAAACTGGAGAGCAACGCAATGGGAAAATTTTGGAAGTATGGGACACAGGTGTCACCATAAATAACGATCCACAGATAGGAATGTTGGTGGAAGTTTCGGATAAATACGGGAAGACATATCAGACAAAAACAAAAATGGTTATTTCCAGACTGCAAGTAGCTGATGTGCGCCCCGGGCAAATGGTGACGCTGCGGGTGGATCCACAAAACGAACAAAAAATTGCAATAGAATCCTTCGGTATATCAGGAGGTGTAAATTATACCCAAAATGAATATGAAGACGACTTAAACCAAATTCTTGTGCAGATCGATAAAGAAAATAAAGAAATTTTATTGTCAGGCATTTCTGCAGAAGCAAAAGTTGTCGGTTATTACGACCTGAATATAAAAGTGAATGGCGACAACCCGATGGTTATGTTATTTGTTGAAGTTTATCCAGGCCTAAAAGCACCATTTTTTGCAGAGGTAAAAGGGGTAATTGCAACACAGTCGGTATCGAAATTTCAGCCGGGTAGTACAATTACTGTTAAATACGATCCGAAAAACTTAATGCGGGTGACGGTGGAGAATAGTTGAGATTGATTGTTGAATGTTGTGGTGAAAGTTTTCCTTGCTAGTGAACCAAAAGAAGTGTTTATTAAATTCTCATTTAAATGCAGATTTACCTTTGAAAATTTAAAGATTTCCATTGTATAAAAGTATAGTATTATATTCTATAAATATAGTAAGTATTCGACTAAGGTATTTCATTATTTGATATAACATTACCTTGAAATGTAAACGTTATTTTTTTGCCATTGGATAATATAAACCCCATTGTTTTATAAAAGTGTCCAGTATATTTTAAAGCGAAGCAAGCTTTGAATGAATAGATTGCCTCATTGATAAGTACACCTCTTGGATATTCGCAAATAATATGTGGATCAGTGGTCCATGTACTTTCTATCCAAACAGTATCTAGCGCAGTATATTTAAAATATTTAATAAGGTCATATTCAAACGTTGCGGTTAAATCACCTAAATTATGCTTCAAAGAATCAGTAACAAATCCGTATGTAGTATCAATAAATTCAATGCAGTCAGGCCTATCTACTTCACCAGCAGTTTTTATTTGTGAAAAACTCAAGTTCATGTAACTTACTATAGATATAATATTAATGAGTAAATATTTCATTCAACAATCAATTTATGCATAAATTTACTTCCATCAATAACTACTTTTACAAAATAAAATCCATTAATAAATTCCGAAACATCAATTTCAGTTTCACCTGATTTAATTATCATTTGCAAAATATTTTTCCCTGATAAATCGCATATTGTAATGTTTGATGAAGAATTTATATTGAATTGGGTATTAATTGAAAGGATTATTTTATCATTTGCAGGATTTGGGTAAATGGAAATAGCATTTTCGTTTTTTATCCCATCTAATCCAACTCCTTCATCCACAATTTGATTGCAATTATTATCCAGCCCGTCCAGTATTTCAGGAGCACCTGGATAAATTAAAGGATTGGTATCATCACAATCCGTGCTGTCAGATTGATAATTAGCCAAATCGAAAAAACATGTTGAAGTATCAATTAATACATTTCCAAAATGATCTCCGTCTTGATCATAATAAAGAATAAATTGAGGTAAATCATCATCGATCAGTATATTACAATTATCATCCAAATGATTGCAGAATTCATTTGCACCCGGATTAATTAAAAAATTAGCATCATTGCAGTCAGTGCTATCACTGGAGTAACCCGGTGCAGTGGCATAACATGTTAAAGTATCAAAATCTGAATTCCCGAAGGTGTCGTTATCATTATCAGCATACATTGTAAATATAGGAAGAGCATCATCTATAAATCCATTGCAATCATCATCAATATCATTACATATTTCTGTATTAAATGTACAGTCAGGGAAAAGTTTAATTATCCAAAAATCTCTATCTCCAATACCTTCTTCTGTTTTATCTACTGATGCTCCGGAATAAGACCAGCCACTAATTAAATAATTGCCTTCAGGTGTTTGCTGAGCAAACCAGCCTAAATCACTCTCACTTCCTCCAAGTGTATTTTGCCATTCGATAAGACCCGTTGAATCTAATTTTATTATCCAATAATCATAATAATTATTACCATAAATATCAGCGCCCGTATAATTATTTTCTATTTTATCACCTGTTATACCAGAATTTGAATAACCACCCAAAATAAATCCCCCATCGCTGGTATTTTGAATTGATTTTAAATTATCCCTCTTACTTCCTCCAATGGTATTTTGCCATTCGATATTTCCTAATGAATCTAATTTCACTACCCAATAATCTTCAAAACCAAAATTCTCTTCAGTTTTATCACCGGAAATTCCAGAATAGGAGTGGGCACTAATTACATATCCATTTCCATTAGTTAATTCAATCGACGTTAAATAATCCCAGTTTGAGCCACCAATAGTATTTTGCCATTCAATGTTCCCTGATGAATCCAGTTTAATTATCCAGAGATCATATGACCCTAAACTGGCTTCTGTTTTATCCCCGGAAATTCCGGAGGCCGAATATCCACCTAAAATATAACCCCCATCTGCTGTTTGTTTTGTTGAGCATAAATAATCCAGACTTGTTCCGCCAATATTATTTTGCCAAATAATATTTCCAACACTATCTAATTTAATCACCCAATAATCTGGAGCACCTGAAATGGAAGACTCCGTTTTATCACCTGAAACATATGATTCAGAATGACCGCCTACGATGAAACCATGATCATCCGTTTGAGAAATTGAATACAGAAAATCATCCTCCCACCCACCTATTGTATTTTCCCACTCAATATTGCCATTGGAATCAAGTTTTACAACCCAATAATCATAATAATTCCCCAAAGAATCGGCACCTCCTAAATGATTTTCTGTTTTATCACCTGAAATATCAGAATTGGAAATGCAACCCAAAATATATCCTCCGTCAATAGTTTGTTGCAAACCCTCAATGCCTTCACCTTGATCACCTCCAATTGTATTTTGCCACTCGATATTATAATTAGAATCAAGTTTTATTACCCAAACATCCCAGCCGCCAATAGTGTCCTCAGTTTTATCTCCCGATATTCCTGAAGACGAATTTCCGGCGAGTATAATTCCACCATCGAATGTAATTTGAGAACACTTTAACCAGTCATATCCGCTTCCCCCGATCGTTTTTTGCCATTCAATTTCTGGAGCCTGCCCGTAACCACGAGTCATGCAAAATAGTAAAATGAAGTATAAGCTTTTCATGGAGTGTTTCATGAATGTAAATTTAGGAAAAGGATCGGTAGTTCGGTATAATTTTTGCCAAAATCCTTAAAACACACAAATGAAATTCTTGCCGCTTTTATTCTTTTATTTTATCCGGGTTATAAATGCATATGCTCAACCGAATATTGAAATTTCGGTTGATAGTTCTGAAGCATGGAAATTTAGCAGAGCTGAAGATAATCACGCATTCCCTAAAATCATTTATTATGATTATCAGATTGGAGAAGTTCCATTTGGAAAATCATTCAAAATGAATTTTTATATGAAAAATATTTCTTCTGATCCAATTGAAATTGGCCAAATGTATTGGGGAGAAGGATTTATTTCTCCAGAATGGGTAAGTAACAACAGAATTTTACAATCCGGTGAAACAGGACATTTTATATATACCTTTCATTCACATGCGATGCCCGGTAACTTTAATAAAGCTGGAAGAGTTTCGATTAAATACCAGAATGAATATTACCACATTAATATTATTTTTCGAGGAAAACAACTTGAAAAATCAAATCCTCAAAAAGAGAAAGATGGGGATATTCCAAAAATAAAATGGGATGACATGGATGGATATGATTTTGGGGATGTTCAGTCCGGAATACCGATCTCGCATAAATTTTATTTTTTGAATTGTGGAGCCAGTCCATTTGAAATTAAAAACGTTTGGTTTAACGGCCCTCGAAATTGGATCACAGGAGAAATTCAACCGGGTGAAAGAGGCTGGATCGAAATTCATTACAATCCACATCTAGAAGGTAATTTTCGGAAACAGGTTGAAGTTTATTTTATTGATTTCCCTCAAAAAATTCCTGTTTATTTTTCAGGCAATACAGTTTTAACTCAAGGTTTAAATGAAGATCCATTCTACTTAAACATTTTTGAATATGCTGAATTACCTGAAATTGAATGGATCGACTCTCCGGTTTTTGATTTTGGAGATATTTTGATCGGATCACCGGTAACTCACTATTTTAATTTCATCAATCGGTCAAATCATGCTATAGCGATCTCAAATGTGTTAGGTGGAAGTGAACCGATTGCGAGAGGTTGGAAGCAGGAAATTATTCAATCTAATGATACAGGATGGGTTAAAATGGAATTTTCACCTGCCAGTCCTTCACGGTGTTTTTACAAATCAATTCATGTTTATTTTGAAAATTATCCCGGAGATCAAAAAC
This window contains:
- a CDS encoding DUF1573 domain-containing protein; its protein translation is MKFLPLLFFYFIRVINAYAQPNIEISVDSSEAWKFSRAEDNHAFPKIIYYDYQIGEVPFGKSFKMNFYMKNISSDPIEIGQMYWGEGFISPEWVSNNRILQSGETGHFIYTFHSHAMPGNFNKAGRVSIKYQNEYYHINIIFRGKQLEKSNPQKEKDGDIPKIKWDDMDGYDFGDVQSGIPISHKFYFLNCGASPFEIKNVWFNGPRNWITGEIQPGERGWIEIHYNPHLEGNFRKQVEVYFIDFPQKIPVYFSGNTVLTQGLNEDPFYLNIFEYAELPEIEWIDSPVFDFGDILIGSPVTHYFNFINRSNHAIAISNVLGGSEPIARGWKQEIIQSNDTGWVKMEFSPASPSRCFYKSIHVYFENYPGDQKLSIEGRVVKIKWLDSTRNETFITYDCGLISKKIYIHDFYFVNEGNDVLSLNVQGGGGGGIWRVANSKVMPGDTSYIRCEYSPSGEGQFIKIGNVCLNTWDSKWKLIMKGIVVEEQVDSIAIKWLDSLYYDFGQIPVGKMVHHDFRFVNTSLDVLSIDIRQPDGGTYWYANKYTNILPGDTVAITAEHRRYITSNIQSTNEARISIGKNLPQMVLYKLTIKGITVEEMKNED